tAGGCCAGAACTCTGAGGACAGGATGATGGAGGACAGGGCGAGCGGAGGCTGCTCCTCCTCGCTCAGACGGGACTCCTCCTCACGGATATTACTGTTGATCCTCCTGGAGTCTGCCATGTCCTGAGACAGAGGGAAggaatgtgtcatttttattaGTTGCTTAATTGAGTAACTATTGATTTTATTTGGTTGATTATTTGAGTTCCTATTTTCCAAATCTGTCTGTTAGTTGAGGTCATTTTCTCCTTCGTACTCATAAGTTGTTtaaatgcattactttttttgttaattaataATGGTTTTTTTACAGTTCATTTTTTCTCAATTGTTTAAGTtacttgtttaatttatttatttattaaaaatgttattagtCGAGCCATTGTTAACTTAACTCTGGTGAAAGCGTACCAATAGAATTACCTGAACCGGACCGGGTAAGTAGCGCATGCGTTGTCTGACCAACATTTGAAAATACTActtcaaaaaaaagaataaggcattgtgtgtgattgttgtctaaaataatttattcaaaCTAATAAATCTGCCACAAATGTAAAGTGTAAGATCCAGGTGAGTAAACGTCACCAGTGTTTACCTTCAGCATGACCTCGCAGTAGTGCATGTGAGAATCTCCAAACCTGAGCTTCAGCAGCTCCACGTTACGGAtttctctgcaaacacaacagagaacaAGAACTATGATAAGAGCATCAGACGATGGCATTTGGTAAACAGTTCATGTTTAAGAATTGGAATATTCATACCGAAAGCTACTGAAAGGGTTCTAAGTACCCATTTCCAACATGTACGTCATTGCAAATACCACAAAGCTCAAATCcaatatatatacagccgcagaaaaaatcaagacaccacttcagcataatcattttctctggttttattatttataggtctgtctttgagttaaattattaattttattttattgtattctataaactactgacaatttttctctgtgttggaattcaacagacactggactggctgccatacatgcagaAATTGAGATTTAATATCTAATGTATATTTGTTGACTTCAGTTCTCATGTTAAAACTTCAAAGCCAATTCCTTTAACGTGAAAGTCCCCTTAAGAAACTGTAATCTATAGGGCTTCatcaaactggaataaagtTCCACTGTTACTGCTGTTATTAGTCATGGATATCCCTCATTTCATCAGAAAGTATAAAGCACTTGGCAATAAATCAGATTTCTGATTCTGGTAAATAGGATTCAAATCATATTATGATTCAGCTTCTGTTGTTTTACGCTGTAGTTTGTGCAGGTTAGGTGGGATGATTTGGTGAAgggtctgttttttttctgcccGACAACCATGTACAGTAATGCATTGTTGTACTTGATTCTGATCCACTGTACAAAAAGAGTGGGTGGAGAACCCTTCAGTTTGTGTTCCTCTGTACCTGGCAGTGTTGTAGTTGAGCTGTTGCAGCAGTCTGTCTGCCAGCACGGCTCTGTATTCATCTATAAAGATGTCCTTACTGCCGTAGATGCTGACCAGCAGGCTGATGATGTCTGAGGAGCGGCGCTTCGAGCCCATCTTATCTGAAGATAAGACACAACACAGTTCAAAACTCCATTGTGAATAGTTTAAGACATCCTCCAGTCAAATCCCCAGAAAGATGTCTGGTAAAATTAATGACCAATATTTCAGTTGTGTTTCTAATACTCCATCAGAAGAAAGTCATGattttatactttttgtattttcatttttaaatgtggaaaGCACATAACTTTGGATTGCTAAACAATTCCCAGTAAAGAATAGACTAACGAGTCATGGGGCAGAAAACCTCTATTGGTGCTGCAGTTGCTCATTATTTTTTAGCAATACAATCATTATCATCACTGAGTGATTTATAAAGTGAGGAACTGAGGAATTAGCAGTATAGTGTTTAGTGAGAGGGACATTACAGCAAAATGACAAAGCCTCAGACACATGATGCGTTCACTGACCAGGCACGGCGTCAGTGGGGTCTGGAGTCCAGTCCTCCGGGTCAGCGCCTTCTTCATCACTGTCCTGCATCTCCAGAGTGACCAAGTCCCCTCTGGAGAGCTCCGAGGCTAAATCTGTGCAGCCCTCAGCGTCTCCGGTCAGACCGGCCACGATCTGCCGCACCGTGTCCTCCCGGGTCCTTTAGCAAAGGATTCAGATATTTGACTTATATAAAACCTCAGTGTAGAAGTACACAaagtaaaaatcctgcattcaaaatgttacttaagtccAAAGTGTCggaatcaaaataaaagtgccaaaagtaaaagtagtcattctgCACCCCCACCTCTTTCAGAACAATACATATTATATCTTTTGAGTATAAGTAAAACTGACTTTTTGCAGCAAGTAAAGGGGgagctttttctaaatgtcccCATATATCTGAATTTCAaaggaataatacattttagatTTCCCTATACATCATAAATCATTAGttaattttgttatttattatctgCATATCcaagtatttaaaatgatgttatcaaacagagtaaaaagtacaatactttcCATAAATCCTTTTTCAGTGACGTAGGCCATGTTTGTTTGCTCATTTATCATGTTTCCCTGTCCCCTGATGCTGTATAGTGAACTATAGCATCTCATTATGCTAATGATGTAGCTGTTATAATATGCAAAGTAATATCTAATCCATCATGATGACATTAATTGTGCTTACTGGCTCTCTTTTAGATGACCTTGTGATAACTGTATGTAAAAAGTCAATCTGAAAGTGCGGGAGAGTCAGGCCCAGTTCCAAACCTCACACTACCCACTTCCACTCCCTGATGGAGTGAACTCTAGTCTCACTCGCAGCTGAACAAGGTTCCCTTCTTTCCGGTGGAGGGTGTAAATACAGGGCAAGCTTTGGACCAAACTCCCCTTTGCGAATGCACCGATACATTGGCCAGACATCGAGCGTAATGTTCGCCCTATTTACTgcattcgcctatactgcctatgcccagggccggccctggttAAGAGGAAGATGTATGCTTAAGGGCGCCACTAGAGGGTGCCCCCCACCGATTCGGGGGCACCCCCCACCAATTCGGGGTAGTGTGTAGGGggcggtttggaattgggcctcagcctttcaaaatgttcacttttctgGCTGTTAATTACAGCGCCCCCATCTGGCAGATTTGACTATTCTTTTATGGAAAGAATAAAGTTGACTCTAGCCTTTGGTGTTTTACCCCTCATAAGGAAGTGGTGTTTGCATGCACCTACCTGAGGTACTTGCGGATGGGCTGGCAGGCGACCTGCAGGATGACCATGGAGGGGTCCAGCTCTCTGAGGGCTTTGATTGCCGAGATGTAAACCGTGAGGATATCTGATGTGTGAACCCCTGAGAATGGATAGAGCAACAAAGACAGGTTAGTTCAACTTCTGCTGTGTGGTCACTCAACATATACTGTTGCAGAATCAGTTAATTAAAAGGTTTATTATGGGTATTTTCAGATAATGTAAAGACACATACACAGTAGAGGTGCAGCTTAGGCTTATTAAAGGGATATTTCAGTAACAtgtatatttagctttttttaaataatcaacacaaatattaTATTCATCCTAGGGGATTTTGTAACCATTGTTCtatgttaaaattaaataaataaacaaaaaaatacaatttaaatgaaaaatatgtataaaaccATATATTTGTACAGAAATATATAAGAAAAGGGTCAAAATACATAAattacaatatataaaatagtgtatttatattaataatattaaccAAAAACCAGTTAGTGGATCAAAATCACATTCCACACAAGTCCAATCATCTCGAGTGAATTAAAAGAACCCTTATCCAGAGCAGCCTAATTATTGAAAGTGTTACTGTAAACGCAAACACAGAGCTCACCACCACACGTCCACCATTGTTCCACTACTGCTCTTTAATCCCAGTGGCTTTCTCACCTGGATGCAGCAGACGGCTCTCGAACGCAGACTTTAAAGAAGTGAGGAGCTGCTGTCTCTGGTTGGTTCTTTCCAGACAAAACTTCAAATCTTCAATGGCTGCTTTGGATTCTGGGAAATCTGGAAAAGAGATTGGGAAAcaagacatgtctataaatctGTGCACATAAATTCCCCGCATCTCTTGATGCTGTGTATCACTCTTCACTAAGATTTATTACTAGAGAGCATTTAATACTAATTCTCTCTCTGTGGGGCGTgatagaataaaaaacatgcagaCTAATCTTAAGATTTGGGGGctttttttctagtttttacTCTACTTGATGCATTTACTTAAATTATCttaagatatatatattattttttactaatttggctttttttttttcaatcaccATTTTCACCtaggttttttatttgtgattctTGCTTCCTAAGGTTTAAAAGCAGGTCTCTAccttaatttaaataaatgtacaaaaatataaaaagttcAAAATGTCTGTCCCTAGCTCAACTACAGTTTCCCTTTATTTGAGTCGACAAGCAGGTTCATTTCAGATAAGTCCAGGAtgcatttagcttagcttagcacaaacactggGAGCTAACAAAGCTAGCCTAGCATTATCAAAAGGCCAAACACCAAGACACTCTGAAACTTTCAAATAACCCCAATATAACTGCTTTCTGTCTCACCTCTGATTATGCTGAAAAGCTCCTCGATCCTCATGTTGACGTAGATCGGCAGAAGAACTGGTGCATGTGGCATCTCCACTGCTTCAGGACGGAGCTGCCCGGCTGGCCTGCCTGGAGACTGGGAGTACTGGGAACGCTAGGGGCACTGGGAATACCAGGAGCACCAGGAGCAGGTACCAGACCGTCCTTTTCAGCCTCGCTTGCAAACACTTTGCTGAGCCAGCCCAGCACCAGCTCCAGCCACTGCTCACACAAAACACCAATATAACATTTATCCAGACAAGATTtcttgaaattaaatgtataatatgtttaatttataaCATTTACGAATGGAAAACAACTACATCTAggtttaatatatatttgtgagtTGTGTGCTGACACGACCCCAAATATTTCCAACTATTTTCAAAGAAATGTGTAGTTTTTTATCGATTTAACGTTGGGGGCGACAGTGTATAtggtaaacactttttttaaatcttgggGATTGAGGGAGAGGGGTCATAATCCCGTGAAAGAAATCTAAATATTTACATGGACACTCGGATACAATCTTCTAGATAAATGTCAACAAGAAAACTCAGATAATAGTAGAAGTATATTTTCAAGTCACCGTAACACTTTCTTGTATATTTACCACAAGTCTCAGAGTTTTATTCTCGTGAATCTATTTTCCCTGATTATAAAAATACACTGTCCCTACAATGCTGTCATAGTTTCATATGGTTTCCTGTAAAGGCGTCGTATCCTCTGTGAGCATGTGTGCTTTTAGGATTCATTGATGGATGTTTTACCGTCTGGAACTCGAGGAGGAAGGAGCGCTCGTACTCCCCCCTGCAGTGCTGCTCCATGCGCTGCTCGATGAGCTTGTGGAGGATGGAGGTGACGGCCTCACAGCTGACCcactccagcagctgcagcttgGATCTGAAAccacatgaaaagaaaaagatatgaCATAACATGAAATTATTTTGGCTATTTCTTTAAAGTATAACGCTGATGTTCTtttgtattcatcttttttttcaactCAAAGCAAAAATGTGCTAGTTCTCTGAAGGAGTCAGCACTTGTGGTTATCTCATCTGGAAGTCAATGGGTTTTTTGAATGGGTTTTTGGTTGGATGCCTAAAATAAGGCAGAAGTTAAGAGATTATGTTGTAGGACATAAAATGCGTCAGTAAATAACCCGCTTGTTAATTCATGAAGCTTCGATTTTTTGCAGAAAAtggtggttgctaacaagtggccaaacattagccacctttagcttaacTAAACTAACTAAGTGGTTTTGACACTAAGTCATGTCATGACCGTGATCTACCTCCCTTATAGCGTAattttagctttttacttctggagattgcatATACGCTTTGAACATTATAAAACGTCCCTACAGAgcttcatttttctcaaaaaaatctaaatccaatagaaaaatcaTATTGAAATTTGTGGAGGGAACCAAGGAGATGCTGAGTTCAGGGTCAGACACCACTCTATACCATCTGACATAAACTAtaactgaagtgtgtgtgcattggaAATAATTTGCAACGTTCTTCATATTCTTTCAGTCCACTCACAGTATGTGACTGAGTTCTTTCAGCTGCTCCAGGGCCTCCTTACACCAGCACTGCTGAGAGGGGACCCCGCAGCCCGGACAGACCCCTCCCTCTGGCCCCTCTGGAGCCTCGACCCCGTCCTCCGCCTGCCCCTCCTGGTGCATATAGACGGAGAAGGTCCTGCTGTAGAACTCCAGCACTCGCTCCTGGAGAacggaggagggggagaagaggaggagggccCTGATGATGGTGAAGGCTCGCTCCTGCAGGCCCCCTGGCCCCGGCCCACAGAGACTGCCACGGCCCTCATCTTGCCACGACTCCAGCCTCTCCAAACCgcctgagaggaggaagaggagatgttTTAATAATGAAGCATCCCCAATAGATAGCTGATGAAGTTGGATTATTCCTAAATAATTTCACTCAAACTCTAAATGTCATGTTAAtcctaaaaatacaaaatcctcctttgatttatttttacttatgCCTTACACAAATATTAACAGTGTTTCTTTAATCTGAACAATTTATACTCTAAATTTATCTCCAaaattctttctttctcttctctttaaTGCCTGGCACTAATACTTTACTAAAGTTTGACTATTcttaaaatgcactttattctctaaatgaaaataaaaatcttaaccagacatatttttattttcatatgccAGGAATGAATACTGTTTGATTTTACTCCCAACATTTTCCCTTCGTCCTTGACTTACTCCTAATTTTTTCAAATAATGCCTGGCCCCAATTATCTTCCTTAGTGATCAGTATTGAACCTATCTACTCATTTTATTTCCCCACTTGCCCAGGAAAGGTTCCAGTCGTCCTAACAGAGTCTTGAAGGCGGTAAGCAGAACCCAGGCCCGGCCTCTCTCCTCCAGCTCGTTCTCCGGCTGTTTGAGTTCAGCCCAGAACTCAGGAACCACGGCTGAAGACAGACGCATCTGCAGAGTCTCCAGCAGCCAGCCACCCAGCAGCCGCCCCAGACCCTCCCCGCTCAGCAGGGCCAATGAGTCCCAGAGGCCCTGCTCCGGCACCGGGCAACCAGGAGACATCTGGAATATAAAGTAGGattagtaaagtaaaaatacaatctaAAACAATcttttacaagtaaaagtcctgaattcataacattttttaataaaaatacagaataatctTCTTAATGGACTTCAATTTTCATCCTCAAAAGTTCTTATTGTACAGATGTCTCTTTTaacaattacatattttaatattatgtttttattagtgacatACATGTAACAGCATTTTAATTGTGGGGTTTATGATACATAAAATATTAGGTTCATGAGTATTACAATACTACACTCGTGAGAATCATGTGCTTATGTTAAAAGTTACTAGTCTTTGAGTGGCACATGTACATGCAGTGAAGTAAAAAGTGCCATATTTGTTCCTGAAACGTAGTGGAGTAtaagaaagaataaaacagGGCCATCAGTTTTAATTTCTTAATCTTTTTAGTCTGGCAGGTTAACGCAATAATGTAGTGATGGGATGTGAGTATGTTTTTCCTCCCTTCACTGATTTGTCTAATTCTATGGATTGCACAGAAGAGGTTATTAAAGAATGCCAGTTTTGTAACttctccatttttctctctcacataTCTTGTGtggaaaacaaagtgaaatcaTGTGTGAAGCCATGATCAAGCaaggaaaacacacagcacatggAGACAGATTAGCAACAGAAAGAGGAACACAGGTATAGAGAATAAATATTAAAGTGTTAGCTAGATGCAAGCCGAATTTAAACCAAAAGGGTACTGACCAATGTTACAAGCAAGAAAACCTTAAGTTGTGAAATTAATGGACGGGACTTAGGCTACAACAGTTCACCCATATTAAGTTTTTATATAAACATCTCTGTCTAATAACAGCATCCGGAAGGCAATTACAACTAAAAAGAAAGGTATGGACAGGGTTTTATGTAAGCCGAATTTAACCGAATACCATTACTAGTTGATGGACTACACTATGTTGTGTCAAATTGGACATTAACCTATGCtacaaacatgaaaacattaaaTCGTTAAAAAATGGAATAGGGTATGGCGACTCCAGTATAGTCCAGATTCACTCTTGTATCTTTTGACTGCATTAGTCCAGGGATGAGTCCACTCACCAAAGCTGCAGTGACAGTCTCCCAGGCATCAGCAACACCTTGTTTTTGTGCAGATCCCGAAATATCTGCAGAATCTTCCTCCATCCGAATTTCATCCATCTTCTTGGACTTTCCTCAGAAATAGGTGCTAGCTAGTgtgagtaaaacatttaaactttgGGGgattgttgttgtggtgttatATCGTCGCACATGTCTATGTATACGCACGCATTATGTATCGGATGtgatttttattcatttctgaaaacaaaaaaattcaGGAAAACCTTCTGTTATTAATTTGAAATAACGTTACATGTTTCTAGCTCGCTTATCGCGGGTTTACTTCTTCTCTTGTCGTTTTCTTCTTCTACGTTGCATGCCTTTCCGGCAAACTGTGTGCCAGGATGTACTACACTGCCCCCTACAGTTTACCACTGCATGCAACTCATTAAATAGGACAAGTGATATTTcaattaatcagaatcagaatcacaaaTACTTTATccatcccaaattgggatttttccCCCCCGTTACCGCAATaagtgatttatttgttttatctaaaAACAATCTGAAATAGCCTTGTGGAGAATGTCCAAGTATTCGATATATGGTGACTtaattaattttcaaaaaggATGGATAATTACAAACAAGTATTGTTTTACCAGAATTGATAATACCaatgcctcacacacactcatgtaaatatatttaacaatccaaATATGCATAtacttttcattcaaatgatcaGTGTTTAACCGTGATAGCTTGTAACAGttaatatatcattttatttttattgttttgtattattttttcttttacatttttttaattgtgtgatGTTGTGTACTGTCCTGTTTTGGCATACTATACTATGCCTTTTTAATGAGAAACTGTACCTGTTAAATCCGATCCAGGCCACAGGATGGCAGCAGAGCGTTTGTAACTACTGGGATAGTTCTTTTTATACATCCATAGGTTGTCTTCTACAAGGGATGTGATAAAATGAATTATCATCAGCAAAAGTATTTGTTATATGTTTCTTGTATCCCAATAACttaaattctgttttttttatttatgtacaatCTGAGTAATATAAACTTTTTTCTTATAACAATGGGACACCAAGTAGATTTCCGAAATAACGTTTAGTCCTCCCCATGTATGTATAATGGGttaatgtgtgtacatgtaagtgtatgtgtgtgtttgtcccgCCTCCCTCGAGACGCCGCAGTGACGTCAGCTGCAGTAGCTCGTGCCTCCAGCATCAGTGGGTCGCTCTCTTCATTCAGTCAGCTCCAAGTAACTTAACGGATCTCATGGTTGTTATTATGTGCCGGGGCTGCCTTTTCACTTGTTGCTATCGCTTTCCAGTCAGGAACGGACAAACGGTGTGTGGAAATGTCtcaacttgtttttcttctgctgaaTAATCGTCTCAGTTTGGATTTTCTcttgaagaaaacatgttttttgggaAGTTTACTTACCTACTGCCGCTCTTTTGATTTTAACGTGTGTCGGAATGTAACAAgctaacatttttttaaatatataactcCATTTTTGTACCTATTGGATACCGTTACAAAGATAATATTGGAGTATTGATTCACCTTTTTGTGATTTAATAAGGGTATTTCTTCGGAGGTGGAAGTGGAGTATTTCCGTTGAAAAAAGTTTTCATCACCTAGTTTAAGGCAAATTATGCTATATTCTGGTCCTTTTTCCAACAGTTACGGTCATTTTGTTGGGTTTACCTGAATTAAAAACCAAAAATGATTTCGGAGGAAAGAAGCAGCCACGTAAATAAACAAGCCCTAAACTTCCCGGTGGGTTTACTCATCCGCTCTCCAAAGAAGCGACTGGCCAAACTGGGGAGGAAACCCAGCAATGGATCTCTGCAGTAAGTCCTCATTTACCTTCAACAGCCCTATAATTAGCAAGCtgaagcagaaataaacacagacagagggaaaagTACTGGGATGTTATGCTTTTACTATAAGTAAAATagcaatacaaaaaagtaataaaatagtCTGGTACATGAAAagtcttgattttaaaagtgaGTAGTACAACAATGTAGATATTGAAGATATACTCTAAGTACTACTcaaagtataagtactcattatgcagtaTGGCCCTTTCATAATAGTCTGTATTATATTCCTGGAATACGGTTATTAATGTTGCAGTTGATAAAGGTCATTTTAACTACTAATATAAAGCTTAACTGTATTA
The window above is part of the Eleginops maclovinus isolate JMC-PN-2008 ecotype Puerto Natales chromosome 16, JC_Emac_rtc_rv5, whole genome shotgun sequence genome. Proteins encoded here:
- the anapc2 gene encoding LOW QUALITY PROTEIN: anaphase-promoting complex subunit 2 (The sequence of the model RefSeq protein was modified relative to this genomic sequence to represent the inferred CDS: inserted 1 base in 1 codon) gives rise to the protein MDEIRMEEDSADISGSAQKQGVADAWETVTAALMSPGCPVPEQGLWDSLALLSGEGLGRLLGGWLLETLQMRLSSAVVPEFWAELKQPENELEERGRAWVLLTAFKTLLGRLEPFLGGLERLESWQDEGRGSLCGPGPGGLQERAFTIIRALLLFSPSSVLQERVLEFYSRTFSVYMHQEGQAEDGVEAPEGPEGGVCPGCGVPSQQCWCKEALEQLKELSHILSKLQLLEWVSCEAVTSILHKLIEQRMEQHCRGEYERSFLLEFQTWLELVLGWLSKVFASEAEKDGLVPAPGAPGIPSAPSVPSTPSLQAGQPGSSVLKQWRCHMHQFFCRXYVNMRIEELFSIIRDFPESKAAIEDLKFCLERTNQRQQLLTSLKSAFESRLLHPGVHTSDILTVYISAIKALRELDPSMVILQVACQPIRKYLRTREDTVRQIVAGLTGDAEGCTDLASELSRGDLVTLEMQDSDEEGADPEDWTPDPTDAVPDKMGSKRRSSDIISLLVSIYGSKDIFIDEYRAVLADRLLQQLNYNTAREIRNVELLKLRFGDSHMHYCEVMLKDMADSRRINSNIREEESRLSEEEQPPLALSSIILSSEFWPTLKEEKLELPPVVCQAMEAYTHRYEKLKAMRTLSWKPHLGSVTLDLELEDRTLTNLSVTPIHAAIILHFQDKSSWTLEELSVKLGAPKELLHRKLALWQQHGVLREEAGGRYYVVETGSSKEKMDRGVMLIDSDEERDSNTTTQSEQREEKLQLFWAYIQAMLTNLDSMTLDRIHSMLRMFVATGPVVTEMDVSELEIFLQRKVREHQLIMSAGVYRLPKAN